One genomic window of Micropterus dolomieu isolate WLL.071019.BEF.003 ecotype Adirondacks linkage group LG06, ASM2129224v1, whole genome shotgun sequence includes the following:
- the czib gene encoding CXXC motif containing zinc binding protein, whose product MVKFGLQFKATLENVTNVRPLGDDFRWFLKLKCGNCGEVPNKWQYVTLVESVPLKGGRGSASMVQKCKLCARENSIDILADTITPYNVENSEHFKTMVQFECRGLEPIDFQPQAGFTAEGAESGTKFPEINLQEKDWTDYDEKVNESVGIYEVTHQFIKC is encoded by the exons ATGGTG AAATTTGGGCTCCAGTTCAAAGCCACTTTGGAGAATGTCACCAATGTGAGACCATTGGGCGACGACTTCCGCTGGTTTCTGAAG CTAAAGTGTGGAAACTGTGGAGAGGTCCCAAATAAATGGCAATATGTAACCTTAGTG GAGAGTGTACCACtaaagggaggaagaggaagtgcCAGCATGGTGCAGAAGTGTAAACTTTGTGCCAGGGAAAATTCAATAG ATATCCTGGCAGACACAATCACACCCTATAAT GTCGAGAACAGCGAACACTTCAAGACAATGGTGCAGTTTGAGTGTCGAGGTCTGGAGCCCATTGACTTCCAACCACAA GCTGGCTTCACTGCAGAAGGAGCAGAATCTGGAACAAAGTTTCCTGAAATCAACCTACAAGAAAAA GACTGGACAGACTACGATGAGAAAGTCAACGAGTCGGTGGGAATATATGAGGTCACACACCAGTTCATCAAGTGCTGA